Genomic DNA from Bacteroidales bacterium:
TATATTTGATCATCAATATATTCCTGAATAGCGATTAGGACAGGTTTAGGAAGGCGCTCATAAAATCTTGATATTTCAATTTGTTCTCTGTTTTCAAATATTTCTTCAAGATTATCAGTATAAGAAGCAAATTCTTCTAATTTTTGACTTAATTCTACTTTTATTTCCTGACTAATCTGATTAGACCTTTTTGCTATTATTACTAGTGTTTCGTATATATTTCCTGTTTCTACATCTAATTCTTTCAAAT
This window encodes:
- a CDS encoding DNA-directed RNA polymerase subunit omega, translated to MDYKKTTASPTTITRNLKELDVETGNIYETLVIIAKRSNQISQEIKVELSQKLEEFASYTDNLEEIFENREQIEISRFYERLPKPVLIAIQEYIDDQIYHRNPDEEL